A window from Planococcus maritimus encodes these proteins:
- a CDS encoding PH domain-containing protein, translated as MAELNAMMGWTFIQEIDVPDSVKDLLVDGEQAKAAYKTVRDTAVVTNKRLIISDKQGLTGKKVEIYTIPFSSIHMYSSENAGTFDANAEIQLWTKAGTFKLNLNKKVDIRKLDKLIAEAIL; from the coding sequence ATGGCAGAATTGAATGCAATGATGGGCTGGACCTTCATCCAGGAAATTGATGTACCGGATTCGGTCAAGGACTTGCTGGTGGATGGCGAACAAGCAAAAGCCGCCTATAAAACCGTGCGCGACACCGCTGTCGTAACGAACAAACGCCTTATCATTTCCGATAAGCAAGGCTTGACTGGAAAGAAAGTTGAAATCTACACCATCCCGTTTTCATCGATCCACATGTACTCAAGCGAAAACGCTGGCACTTTCGATGCCAATGCGGAGATTCAGCTTTGGACTAAAGCAGGCACATTCAAATTGAACTTGAATAAGAAAGTCGACATCCGTAAGCTGGATAAGCTGATTGCGGAAGCGATCCTGTAA
- a CDS encoding class D sortase, whose translation MRRWLGVILLMVGMGIVIVNFLQWNTGHTAAQDFTEKEVEEVTEVAQTLEKDMMYTPPSIEEPSPVFTNEIQQAAGTEIAALLIPKIGQKYSIYWGTDPSTLTQGVGMFVSNLTTVPGGYGHTVLSGHRDTVFTRLDELEKGDLLHVQYDGKLFSYEVTDTWITDADDRTVIVKKEESMLTLTTCYPFDFIGFAPDRYIVQAKLVAEQEVEE comes from the coding sequence ATGAGGCGTTGGCTTGGTGTGATCTTGCTTATGGTTGGAATGGGCATTGTGATCGTGAATTTTTTGCAATGGAATACTGGCCATACCGCTGCGCAAGATTTTACTGAAAAAGAAGTAGAAGAAGTGACAGAAGTGGCTCAGACCCTGGAAAAGGATATGATGTACACGCCACCTTCCATTGAAGAGCCGTCTCCCGTGTTTACTAATGAAATTCAACAGGCAGCTGGAACGGAGATTGCTGCACTGCTCATCCCTAAAATTGGACAGAAATATTCCATCTATTGGGGGACAGACCCTTCGACTTTGACTCAAGGTGTCGGGATGTTTGTCAGCAATTTGACGACGGTGCCAGGCGGTTATGGGCATACGGTTTTAAGCGGACATCGGGATACCGTATTCACCCGATTGGATGAACTCGAGAAAGGAGATTTGCTCCACGTCCAATACGACGGCAAGTTGTTCAGTTACGAAGTCACGGACACTTGGATCACAGACGCAGATGATCGCACAGTCATTGTAAAAAAAGAAGAGTCGATGCTGACATTGACGACTTGCTATCCTTTTGACTTCATCGGGTTCGCCCCGGACCGGTATATTGTCCAAGCGAAATTGGTCGCTGAACAAGAAGTCGAGGAATAG
- a CDS encoding DUF2207 domain-containing protein: protein MKNKKGLAFILFIFLLLVPVQAFAIDFDITEVQIEAQLNEDGTADVTEQFTYEFEDEFNGITRSLIPKEGTSIEEFTASDNRRDLEVEAENGLYKIYRSGNEGDTIQVELNYRIVGAVEKFSDGAEFYWPFFDDSNESDYGDMTITVIPPASASETEALGYGEAFDTASITDDGAVVFDLGDVPAGKTADIRAIFEAELFPGVTAQDDTVRDELADDREELENEAAAFARNQQLAKSLGIPAIATLGALLIGLVFFSWIKASRRKREARSGAGEFFVPEDSMSVPALLHFTNPNYVAANGMSAAILDLMRKGKIRQLSEDHFALADRSTDHPHEAVLIELLFDTIGDGKEFTLEQVEIYTKNELNHDHYNAATAEWNKEVRAEVMAHDFYEKHVGLRWAVGVMSAVFIGLAIMSGIYGLLPWMALSIALAMLALGFAIGYSPITREGHRLRSEWRSLKTAMAQLPTEQWERLTTDEKQRAYAYLLGSDQKTAERKAHAFTAAEPANDVSGFAVNPVLMTAVFVTASTTTSATADASGGGIAGTGGGVGGGGGGSGAF, encoded by the coding sequence GTGAAGAACAAAAAAGGCTTGGCTTTTATTCTGTTTATCTTCCTGCTGCTCGTCCCCGTCCAGGCATTTGCCATCGATTTCGATATTACAGAAGTGCAGATCGAGGCCCAATTGAATGAAGACGGCACCGCAGATGTGACGGAACAATTTACGTACGAATTCGAAGATGAGTTTAATGGCATTACGAGAAGCTTGATCCCAAAAGAAGGAACATCGATTGAGGAATTTACCGCGAGCGACAACCGGCGGGACTTAGAAGTCGAAGCCGAAAACGGCCTATACAAAATCTACCGCTCCGGCAACGAGGGCGATACGATCCAAGTCGAGTTGAACTACCGGATTGTCGGGGCTGTCGAGAAATTTTCTGATGGCGCCGAATTCTACTGGCCGTTTTTCGATGACAGCAATGAAAGCGACTATGGCGATATGACGATCACAGTTATCCCGCCCGCTTCCGCATCGGAAACCGAAGCGCTTGGATACGGGGAAGCGTTTGATACAGCAAGCATTACAGATGATGGCGCTGTTGTTTTTGATTTAGGTGATGTGCCTGCTGGAAAAACGGCCGATATCCGTGCCATTTTTGAGGCTGAATTGTTTCCTGGTGTCACGGCGCAGGACGACACGGTGCGGGACGAATTAGCGGATGACCGCGAGGAACTGGAAAACGAAGCAGCGGCGTTCGCCCGTAATCAACAACTTGCAAAATCTTTAGGCATCCCTGCCATCGCGACACTTGGCGCTTTACTTATCGGCTTGGTGTTCTTCTCTTGGATTAAGGCATCAAGGCGCAAACGGGAAGCTCGAAGCGGAGCTGGTGAATTTTTCGTACCGGAAGATTCGATGAGCGTCCCTGCCTTACTTCATTTCACGAACCCGAATTATGTAGCGGCGAACGGCATGTCGGCAGCGATTTTGGATTTGATGCGAAAAGGCAAGATTCGTCAACTCTCGGAAGACCATTTTGCACTGGCTGACCGCAGCACCGATCACCCGCACGAAGCGGTGCTGATCGAGCTATTGTTCGATACGATAGGAGACGGCAAGGAGTTCACACTGGAACAGGTCGAGATCTATACGAAAAATGAACTTAATCACGACCATTACAACGCAGCGACCGCTGAATGGAATAAAGAAGTGAGAGCCGAAGTGATGGCCCACGATTTTTACGAAAAGCACGTCGGTCTTCGCTGGGCAGTCGGTGTTATGAGTGCCGTCTTCATCGGCCTAGCCATCATGTCAGGCATATACGGGCTATTGCCATGGATGGCTTTGTCCATTGCACTCGCAATGCTCGCGCTTGGCTTTGCGATCGGCTATTCACCAATCACGCGCGAAGGACACCGACTGCGCTCTGAATGGCGCAGCCTGAAAACGGCGATGGCGCAGTTGCCGACAGAGCAATGGGAGCGCTTGACGACGGATGAAAAGCAGCGTGCTTATGCATACTTACTTGGCAGCGACCAGAAAACGGCTGAGCGCAAAGCGCACGCCTTCACAGCTGCGGAGCCGGCAAATGATGTCTCTGGCTTTGCAGTGAATCCAGTCCTCATGACCGCCGTGTTCGTTACGGCAAGTACGACAACGAGTGCCACTGCCGATGCAAGCGGCGGCGGTATCGCCGGAACAGGTGGCGGTGTCGGCGGCGGTGGTGGCGGCTCCGGCGCGTTTTAG
- a CDS encoding excalibur calcium-binding domain-containing protein, with protein MKKGITGIFMGSLLVMSASLNVAADEHDDKNCDDFSSHEEVMEFWYTNGYSAENDPHDLDRDNDGLACEVSQSEYDDYVASQEAAGSDDEAVEEEEGAALPDTASNGPLMMLFGAGVAGAGSLLLFRRKKQTA; from the coding sequence ATGAAAAAAGGAATTACTGGAATCTTCATGGGATCGCTATTAGTGATGAGTGCCTCATTGAACGTAGCGGCCGATGAGCACGACGATAAGAACTGTGATGATTTTTCAAGCCACGAAGAAGTAATGGAGTTTTGGTACACAAACGGGTATAGCGCAGAAAACGATCCGCATGATCTCGACCGTGACAATGATGGGCTTGCTTGTGAAGTCAGCCAATCAGAATATGATGATTATGTAGCGAGCCAAGAAGCTGCCGGATCTGATGACGAAGCTGTCGAAGAGGAAGAAGGCGCAGCATTGCCAGATACAGCTTCTAACGGTCCTTTGATGATGCTGTTCGGCGCTGGAGTTGCTGGAGCGGGTTCATTGCTTTTATTCCGCAGAAAGAAACAAACAGCATAA
- a CDS encoding sulfurtransferase: MNDIPLIVTTDWLAKHLNDADLRIVDATVFMTFPEAGGAPTVESGKASYTQGHIPGAVYADLLGELTDSEAALPFTVPPRNAFIEKMTDFGIGDGIRTVIYDQNALVGEELAASQWASRLAWQLRYEGFGQVAILEGGLQKWQKEDRDLSTEQPSHPKAEFTGQRRTGMLATKEDVRQAIEDEQTILINSLSPDDFHSGHIPSSENVFFGSHASEDTKALATDEQLRAAFEQSGALAPDKKVITYCGGGIAATWTALLLNKLGQPNVAVYDGSMNEWTSDPSCPVATNK, encoded by the coding sequence ATGAATGACATTCCATTAATCGTGACAACTGACTGGCTAGCCAAACACTTAAACGATGCTGATTTACGGATTGTGGATGCTACGGTGTTTATGACATTCCCGGAAGCCGGCGGTGCTCCAACTGTCGAATCCGGCAAAGCATCCTATACCCAAGGCCATATCCCGGGAGCGGTGTATGCAGATTTGCTCGGGGAATTGACCGATAGCGAAGCAGCTCTGCCGTTTACCGTCCCGCCACGCAATGCATTTATTGAAAAAATGACTGACTTCGGTATTGGCGACGGTATACGCACCGTCATCTACGATCAAAACGCACTTGTTGGCGAAGAACTTGCCGCTTCTCAATGGGCATCACGACTTGCTTGGCAATTGCGTTACGAAGGATTCGGCCAAGTCGCCATTCTAGAAGGCGGATTGCAGAAATGGCAAAAAGAAGACCGTGACTTATCCACCGAGCAACCGTCTCATCCCAAAGCCGAATTCACAGGACAGCGGCGTACAGGCATGCTCGCCACAAAAGAGGACGTCCGCCAAGCCATCGAGGATGAGCAGACCATCCTCATCAACAGTTTGTCGCCCGACGATTTTCACAGCGGCCACATCCCAAGCAGCGAGAATGTCTTTTTCGGAAGCCATGCAAGCGAGGACACGAAAGCATTAGCCACGGACGAACAATTGCGCGCAGCTTTCGAACAAAGCGGCGCACTCGCCCCCGATAAAAAAGTCATCACGTATTGCGGAGGCGGCATCGCCGCTACTTGGACCGCCTTATTGCTCAATAAACTCGGGCAGCCGAATGTCGCCGTGTACGATGGGTCGATGAATGAATGGACAAGCGATCCATCCTGCCCGGTCGCAACCAATAAATAA
- a CDS encoding alpha/beta fold hydrolase, producing MKNNRKPVVLLIISLLLVLIGSIVAAQLNSSNGEVDVSRIYFDTERGELSGLLYKPDGADSEARPTLVTTHGYLNSAEMQDAQAIEMSKRGYVVLALDQYDHGHSTGTMEKPIPFFSFWPYAIYDAVQYMYEQDYVLKDAEQNGVIAVSGHSMGGFSSTHAVMLDEADYQGSGVRKIHSSLTMGSDYQWVKALGYTDEEINASYGPRPSGKIAGVYDEFFFDAEASAAGQSVVKKDYVSTPEGLGFLGGLESAQAGEFYEVDGAERIIYQPNETHPWNHFSEQSTAHAVDFYDAAFAEYGDVVTVGENGQTWMWKEWFSFIALIGFFLLFIPVINLLTKLPFFNWVYTKSPVALAAPKTPGAKLAGYILLVVGALYPALFFTALHSGDATGMTLLRQISMITIGLAALILIFSFVRNASHSAKMGSGLILVLGIVQYIYLREQERFFATTEWFGAATVNPIVFWAINVAIVTLMILIGYHFVAKKAEGASFASYGLKANAKTIIAALATAIVAVVIGYGLLYLVDAFFKVDFRLWTLAVKTFEDQHVFALLRYAPLFFIYYFIVGLSVNVNTASSAYDGWKGYGISILHFIGGLVLYLAYHYGLLFLTGTGGYPAESLSSIIVIGLVPVLLLAAIYNRYFFRKTGNVYVGAFLNTILMTLITLANTVLYTGL from the coding sequence ATGAAGAACAATAGAAAACCAGTTGTGTTGTTGATTATTTCGTTGCTATTGGTGTTAATCGGTAGTATAGTTGCCGCCCAGTTAAATAGTTCGAACGGTGAAGTGGACGTGTCGAGAATTTATTTCGATACGGAAAGAGGCGAATTGTCCGGATTGCTATACAAGCCTGACGGAGCCGATAGTGAAGCAAGACCGACACTGGTTACCACTCATGGCTATTTGAATTCTGCGGAAATGCAAGACGCACAAGCAATTGAAATGTCTAAGCGAGGATATGTAGTGCTGGCGCTTGACCAATACGATCATGGTCATTCGACTGGCACAATGGAAAAGCCGATTCCGTTCTTTTCGTTTTGGCCCTATGCTATTTATGACGCAGTTCAATACATGTATGAACAAGATTACGTACTGAAGGATGCAGAACAAAATGGGGTTATTGCGGTTTCTGGCCATTCAATGGGTGGATTTTCGTCCACTCATGCAGTAATGCTGGACGAAGCAGATTACCAGGGGTCGGGAGTGCGCAAGATTCACAGCTCTTTGACGATGGGGTCGGATTATCAGTGGGTCAAAGCGCTTGGCTACACGGATGAAGAAATCAATGCTTCCTATGGACCTCGCCCATCGGGGAAAATTGCCGGAGTTTATGACGAATTTTTCTTTGATGCAGAGGCGTCGGCAGCCGGACAGTCAGTAGTGAAAAAAGATTATGTCAGCACGCCTGAAGGTCTAGGTTTCCTAGGCGGCTTAGAATCTGCGCAGGCGGGTGAATTTTACGAAGTTGATGGAGCCGAGCGCATCATTTATCAGCCGAACGAGACTCATCCGTGGAATCACTTCTCCGAGCAATCGACAGCTCATGCCGTTGATTTCTATGATGCTGCTTTTGCAGAATATGGGGATGTAGTGACAGTCGGCGAAAATGGACAAACATGGATGTGGAAAGAATGGTTTTCTTTCATCGCGCTTATTGGTTTCTTCTTGTTGTTCATCCCGGTTATCAATCTATTGACTAAGTTGCCCTTCTTTAACTGGGTTTATACAAAATCTCCAGTTGCTTTAGCAGCTCCTAAAACACCAGGCGCTAAATTGGCGGGTTATATTTTATTAGTAGTAGGTGCACTGTATCCAGCTCTATTTTTTACAGCTCTTCATAGCGGAGATGCAACAGGCATGACTCTTCTTCGTCAGATCAGCATGATTACGATTGGATTAGCGGCATTGATTCTGATCTTCAGTTTTGTAAGAAATGCCAGCCATTCTGCGAAAATGGGATCTGGGCTTATTCTGGTGCTTGGCATCGTTCAGTATATTTATTTGCGCGAACAAGAACGCTTTTTTGCGACGACCGAATGGTTCGGAGCGGCGACGGTCAATCCGATTGTCTTTTGGGCAATCAACGTAGCCATTGTGACATTGATGATTTTGATTGGTTATCACTTCGTAGCGAAAAAAGCAGAAGGCGCAAGTTTCGCAAGCTACGGCTTGAAAGCAAACGCCAAGACAATTATTGCCGCTTTAGCTACAGCCATCGTGGCAGTAGTGATTGGATATGGACTATTATACTTGGTGGACGCATTCTTCAAAGTCGACTTCCGTCTGTGGACTTTGGCAGTGAAAACCTTTGAAGATCAGCACGTCTTCGCATTGTTGCGCTATGCGCCGTTGTTCTTCATCTATTATTTCATTGTTGGATTGTCTGTAAACGTCAATACGGCCAGTAGTGCATATGATGGATGGAAAGGCTATGGAATCTCCATTCTTCACTTTATCGGCGGATTGGTCTTGTATCTCGCTTACCATTACGGATTGTTGTTCCTGACAGGGACTGGTGGCTATCCTGCCGAATCCCTCTCATCAATCATTGTTATTGGGCTTGTTCCAGTCTTGCTGTTGGCAGCTATTTACAACCGTTATTTCTTCAGGAAAACCGGGAATGTCTATGTTGGGGCATTTTTGAATACTATCTTGATGACGCTTATTACTTTGGCGAACACGGTTCTTTATACAGGGCTTTAA
- a CDS encoding DUF1697 domain-containing protein, with the protein MIYAALLRGINVGGHNKVNMKELKEAFEQLGMSSVKTYINSGNIVFQDSREKAQVTVLLEQAILERFGLSIKVLVYSLEEYSCIAKAVPPEWANDKQLKSDVLFLWQQVDQQHVLEQLPLKPDIDRAMYVPGAVLWSVDREHVSKSGMAKIVGTALYKQVTIRNVNTVRKIYELMRELEGQVTK; encoded by the coding sequence ATGATCTATGCAGCGTTGCTTCGCGGCATTAATGTCGGCGGGCATAATAAAGTCAACATGAAGGAACTAAAAGAGGCGTTCGAACAGCTGGGCATGTCGTCAGTCAAAACCTACATCAATTCAGGCAATATCGTCTTTCAAGACAGCCGTGAGAAAGCACAAGTGACAGTTCTTTTAGAACAAGCGATTCTGGAACGGTTTGGGCTAAGCATTAAGGTGCTGGTGTATTCATTGGAAGAGTATAGCTGCATTGCAAAGGCGGTCCCACCAGAATGGGCCAATGATAAACAGTTGAAAAGCGATGTGCTATTTTTATGGCAGCAGGTCGACCAACAGCATGTACTCGAGCAATTGCCGTTAAAACCGGATATTGACCGAGCGATGTATGTGCCAGGCGCCGTTCTTTGGTCGGTTGACCGGGAGCATGTGTCCAAGAGCGGGATGGCGAAAATCGTTGGCACCGCGTTGTATAAACAAGTCACGATCCGCAATGTGAATACTGTTCGAAAGATTTACGAGCTGATGAGAGAACTAGAGGGACAGGTAACGAAATAG
- a CDS encoding SDR family oxidoreductase, producing the protein MKILILGGTRFLGRFLTQAALDQGHEVTLFNRGKENPALFPEVEKLVGDRDGELTALEGRTWDAVIDTCGYVPQVVQQSAALLAGNAGHYTFISSASVYDDLQDPGIDEEHAVRKLPQDVADPPGNEYYGELKFLCEREVEKQFPDRSLIIRPGLIVGPYDFTGRFSYWANRVAQGGEVLAPGRKDRQIQFIDVRDLAEWILRMVEQQVSGVFNATGPSHSLTMEAFLETCRNALSSRAKFVWMDDEFLMANDVGYWMELPLWIPDSENVDGFMAMSIDKALAQGLSFRPLAETIQDTHEWQQKEGVVGTAGLDSAKEQRLLASWKER; encoded by the coding sequence ATGAAGATTTTGATTCTTGGAGGCACTCGCTTTTTAGGACGCTTTTTAACGCAGGCTGCTCTCGATCAAGGGCATGAAGTTACTTTATTCAATAGAGGAAAAGAAAATCCAGCGCTCTTCCCAGAAGTTGAGAAACTGGTCGGTGACCGGGACGGGGAGCTGACGGCGCTTGAGGGGCGGACGTGGGATGCGGTGATCGATACGTGTGGTTACGTGCCACAAGTCGTGCAACAATCGGCAGCACTTCTCGCGGGAAATGCTGGACATTATACGTTCATCTCCAGCGCTTCGGTTTATGATGATTTGCAAGATCCAGGAATTGATGAAGAACATGCTGTGCGCAAGCTGCCGCAAGACGTGGCCGATCCGCCTGGCAATGAATATTACGGGGAATTGAAATTCCTGTGTGAGCGGGAAGTGGAAAAACAGTTTCCAGACCGTTCGCTGATCATCCGGCCGGGATTGATCGTCGGGCCCTATGATTTCACAGGACGTTTCAGCTATTGGGCCAATCGGGTGGCACAGGGCGGCGAAGTGCTGGCGCCTGGGCGCAAAGATAGGCAGATTCAATTTATCGATGTCCGGGATTTGGCGGAATGGATTTTGCGAATGGTGGAGCAGCAAGTAAGCGGCGTCTTCAATGCGACGGGGCCTAGCCATTCATTGACCATGGAGGCATTTCTGGAAACTTGCCGAAATGCCTTGTCGAGCCGTGCGAAATTCGTGTGGATGGACGATGAGTTTTTGATGGCAAACGATGTAGGATATTGGATGGAATTGCCGCTATGGATACCGGACAGTGAGAACGTAGATGGTTTCATGGCGATGTCGATTGACAAAGCGCTGGCTCAAGGACTGAGTTTTAGGCCGCTTGCAGAGACGATTCAAGATACACACGAGTGGCAGCAAAAAGAAGGCGTAGTCGGCACAGCCGGATTGGATAGCGCAAAAGAACAGCGCTTATTGGCAAGCTGGAAAGAACGTTAG
- a CDS encoding class I SAM-dependent methyltransferase: MKLYKELADWWPLMSPHTEYEEEAGLYLELMQQYHPRIQKAVEFGSGGGSNAYYLKRHFPITLTDVSGEMLAISQKLNPDCPHIEGDMRYLDLGERFDLVFIHDAIMHFTTAQDLLEVMQNAKRQLNPGGLLMIVADEFTETFKPQTHHGGIDQGKRGLRYLEWNYDADTNDHVTETEYVYIMRDRDGRVFTESDHAEFGLFSMAEWEELLEQAGFHTHFERLVYSGLEGSYFAIMATQREQ; the protein is encoded by the coding sequence ATGAAATTGTATAAAGAATTGGCTGATTGGTGGCCTTTGATGTCTCCTCATACAGAATATGAAGAGGAAGCGGGACTTTACTTGGAGCTCATGCAACAATATCATCCGCGCATTCAAAAAGCGGTGGAGTTTGGGTCTGGCGGCGGCAGTAACGCTTATTACCTTAAACGCCATTTTCCGATCACCTTGACGGATGTGTCTGGGGAGATGCTGGCCATCAGCCAGAAATTAAATCCGGATTGCCCACATATCGAAGGGGACATGCGATATCTCGATTTAGGCGAGCGGTTCGATCTTGTGTTCATCCATGACGCCATCATGCATTTTACGACTGCACAGGATTTATTGGAAGTGATGCAAAATGCCAAAAGGCAGTTAAATCCCGGCGGCCTCCTGATGATCGTAGCGGATGAGTTTACAGAAACATTCAAGCCGCAAACCCATCACGGTGGCATTGATCAAGGCAAGCGGGGCCTGCGGTATTTGGAATGGAACTATGATGCGGATACAAATGATCATGTAACCGAAACTGAATATGTCTATATCATGCGAGATAGAGACGGCCGAGTCTTTACGGAATCGGACCACGCGGAATTTGGGCTGTTCTCGATGGCGGAATGGGAAGAGTTATTGGAGCAAGCGGGCTTTCACACTCATTTTGAACGCCTTGTGTACAGCGGCCTCGAAGGAAGCTATTTTGCGATCATGGCGACGCAGCGGGAACAGTGA
- a CDS encoding metallophosphoesterase family protein: MQKELLNTMKIAVIGDLHFPSVKESYTFIREDRQSFFESFMEQFFSIPADLYVSIGDLTNFGSADELEDIYAIIRHHQKPFVHILGNHDVYAMNRNDVLHITQQERFHTISTDHAVLAFLDTAQEQNYEDWGGTLDLVQQQWLETVVQESGDLPLIVFGHHPVHGTTKNSEKEKRCIAPDIPMWELLKPKQRAGLYVNGHNHYNSIAAREQWTFLQLAAVLDEQAVRLIDVSESLIDIDYIPLMDPHLKSAAQTIGTAIDHFQLKPHPLGTQADVKYAIPLSASSPMATGLSLQDIKKMTAR, encoded by the coding sequence ATGCAGAAGGAGTTGTTGAACACGATGAAAATTGCAGTGATTGGAGATTTGCACTTTCCTTCGGTAAAAGAGAGCTATACGTTTATCCGGGAAGATCGGCAGTCGTTTTTCGAGTCTTTCATGGAACAGTTTTTCTCGATTCCCGCGGATCTGTATGTATCGATTGGTGATTTGACGAATTTTGGTTCAGCTGATGAACTGGAAGATATCTACGCCATTATCCGACACCATCAAAAACCGTTTGTCCACATACTCGGCAACCATGATGTCTATGCCATGAACCGAAACGATGTCCTCCACATCACACAGCAAGAGCGTTTTCATACGATTTCAACAGACCATGCCGTCTTAGCTTTTTTGGATACAGCCCAAGAACAAAATTACGAAGACTGGGGCGGAACTTTGGACCTTGTCCAACAACAATGGCTTGAAACAGTAGTCCAAGAATCCGGTGACCTGCCGCTTATCGTCTTCGGCCATCATCCGGTCCATGGAACGACCAAAAACTCCGAAAAAGAAAAACGCTGCATTGCGCCGGATATCCCGATGTGGGAATTGCTGAAACCCAAGCAGCGTGCTGGATTGTACGTGAATGGGCATAACCATTACAATTCCATCGCCGCCAGGGAACAATGGACATTTCTCCAACTAGCGGCGGTCCTGGATGAACAAGCGGTGCGACTCATTGATGTATCCGAGTCCTTGATTGACATCGATTATATTCCTTTAATGGACCCCCATTTAAAATCGGCAGCCCAAACGATCGGCACAGCCATCGACCATTTTCAACTAAAGCCCCACCCACTCGGCACCCAGGCCGATGTGAAATACGCGATTCCGCTTTCGGCTTCATCGCCAATGGCTACTGGGTTGAGCTTGCAAGATATAAAAAAGATGACGGCGAGATAA
- a CDS encoding SDR family NAD(P)-dependent oxidoreductase: MELAGKVAVVTGGASGIGLAAAQAYLAKGAKVVIADFNEEGGKQAVDSLKNEGDVLFVKVNVASEDSVKAMIDFTIDQFGTIDLLVNNAGIGALTETHELSYEDYHKVIAVNQDSIFFGAKHAIRHMMDNGGGAIINTSSILGSVGEGAAFAYNASKGAVNLMTKSLALQYAPHGIRVNAVAPGYVESGMVSREALGDEFYGQLVSKHPIGRIGKADEIAHAIIFLSENDFTTGTTILVDGGYTAQ, encoded by the coding sequence ATGGAGTTAGCAGGTAAAGTGGCAGTGGTGACTGGTGGCGCTTCAGGAATTGGGCTAGCGGCGGCACAAGCGTATTTGGCAAAAGGAGCAAAAGTGGTGATTGCCGATTTTAACGAAGAAGGCGGCAAGCAGGCGGTCGACAGCTTGAAAAACGAAGGCGATGTCTTATTTGTCAAAGTCAATGTGGCAAGCGAAGACTCGGTAAAAGCGATGATCGATTTCACGATCGATCAGTTCGGCACCATTGACTTGCTCGTCAATAATGCCGGCATCGGTGCGCTGACAGAAACGCATGAGCTGAGCTATGAAGACTACCATAAAGTCATCGCGGTCAATCAAGACAGCATTTTCTTCGGGGCGAAGCACGCCATTCGCCATATGATGGACAATGGAGGCGGAGCGATCATCAATACCTCTTCGATTCTTGGAAGCGTCGGGGAAGGGGCGGCATTTGCTTATAATGCTTCAAAAGGCGCCGTCAACCTTATGACGAAATCCCTGGCGCTTCAATACGCGCCGCACGGCATCCGCGTCAATGCCGTCGCGCCGGGCTATGTCGAATCCGGCATGGTCAGCCGGGAAGCGCTTGGTGATGAATTTTATGGGCAGCTGGTCAGCAAACATCCGATTGGCCGCATCGGCAAGGCGGATGAAATCGCTCATGCCATCATCTTCCTCAGTGAAAATGACTTTACTACTGGCACGACGATCTTAGTCGACGGCGGCTATACTGCGCAATAA